One Thermicanus aegyptius DSM 12793 DNA segment encodes these proteins:
- a CDS encoding three-Cys-motif partner protein TcmP, translating to MSDFFEEITESSEVKSEIVRKYFGAWANIMKSRSTKMVYIDLFSGPGRYKDGSESTPLKILKQIIQNPALREKMVTIFNDKKESYAKNLMNEISKLEGIDSLKYKPLIVNTEVGDEIVNLFESINLAPTLAFIDPWGYKGLSLRLIRALVKDWGSDLIFFFNYNRVSMGLNNSSVTECMNNIFGEERVIQLKEEVKFMSPYERELTILNSLAESLSDQAKYYVLPFQFVNAKKNRTSHYLIFVSKHELGYTLMKEIMWDHSSEKEDGVASFSFIPLSQEYQQLSILSLYSRPLDELGIELMRKFSGKTMSVLEIFKKHHVGTPYILRNYKEALSRLEEQKRIKVNPPAEKRRMRKGKRTFPDTTIVLFP from the coding sequence ATGAGTGATTTCTTTGAAGAAATAACTGAATCATCAGAAGTAAAATCGGAAATAGTTCGTAAATACTTTGGAGCATGGGCTAATATCATGAAGTCTCGTTCCACTAAAATGGTATATATCGATTTATTTTCAGGTCCCGGAAGATACAAAGACGGGAGCGAATCTACACCTTTAAAAATTTTGAAACAAATTATTCAAAATCCTGCCCTTAGAGAAAAAATGGTGACTATTTTTAATGATAAAAAAGAGTCGTATGCGAAAAATTTAATGAATGAAATCTCTAAATTAGAAGGGATTGATTCTTTAAAATATAAACCTTTAATTGTCAATACTGAGGTTGGTGATGAAATTGTAAATTTATTTGAGTCAATAAATTTGGCACCCACTCTTGCTTTTATCGATCCTTGGGGTTATAAAGGGCTGAGTTTAAGATTGATCCGAGCTTTAGTTAAAGACTGGGGATCTGATTTGATCTTTTTCTTTAACTACAATAGAGTTAGTATGGGGCTTAACAACTCTTCGGTAACAGAATGTATGAACAACATTTTTGGTGAAGAACGAGTTATCCAGTTAAAAGAAGAAGTAAAATTCATGTCTCCTTATGAACGAGAATTAACTATTCTTAATTCTCTTGCAGAATCTCTTTCAGATCAGGCAAAATATTATGTTTTACCTTTCCAATTCGTAAACGCGAAAAAAAATAGAACTAGTCATTACCTAATATTTGTGTCAAAACATGAACTGGGTTATACTCTAATGAAAGAGATCATGTGGGATCATAGCTCAGAAAAGGAAGATGGAGTGGCCAGTTTTTCTTTTATTCCGTTATCTCAGGAATATCAGCAATTATCCATATTATCATTATATTCTCGGCCCCTTGACGAATTGGGTATAGAACTTATGAGAAAATTTTCAGGTAAAACAATGTCTGTCCTTGAGATCTTTAAAAAACACCATGTTGGAACACCATATATTTTAAGAAATTATAAAGAAGCATTAAGTAGACTTG
- a CDS encoding transcription termination/antitermination NusG family protein, giving the protein MTSVFAVQVYTGSEIEVKDTLSRLLKKVGDTTVRAIHAYETITQKGTSFKDRGKLEGYILIELNDIKLPNNLWHLIKSVPKVIQILKNRVSEEEFHHLTNIDLESTLDVTVDRAKTEEEIANEQRELLHKANMEKNIKKQEEYIRKMDELDNTPANQLKKLKDEAVGVIKTQIEKCKAFIKVKKERFLIPFSLFLKVKETLPDTPYEKSVKGNFIVPIILNKLREEIQLNE; this is encoded by the coding sequence ATGACTTCTGTTTTCGCGGTGCAAGTGTACACAGGAAGTGAAATTGAGGTAAAAGATACACTGTCAAGATTGTTGAAAAAAGTCGGTGACACAACCGTAAGAGCGATACACGCTTACGAAACTATCACTCAAAAAGGAACAAGCTTTAAGGATCGAGGGAAATTGGAAGGATATATTCTTATTGAGCTCAACGATATAAAACTACCCAATAACCTTTGGCATTTAATCAAAAGCGTTCCAAAGGTAATCCAGATACTTAAAAACCGTGTCTCAGAAGAAGAATTCCATCATCTGACAAACATAGACCTCGAATCAACTCTTGACGTAACAGTAGATCGCGCGAAAACAGAAGAAGAAATCGCTAATGAACAAAGAGAACTTCTTCACAAAGCAAATATGGAGAAAAACATCAAAAAACAAGAAGAATACATCCGCAAGATGGACGAACTGGATAACACTCCGGCCAATCAGTTAAAGAAACTGAAAGATGAAGCCGTGGGGGTTATCAAGACCCAGATCGAAAAGTGCAAGGCGTTTATTAAAGTCAAGAAAGAACGATTCTTAATCCCATTTTCCCTTTTCCTTAAAGTGAAAGAAACTCTCCCCGATACCCCCTATGAAAAATCGGTAAAAGGAAACTTCATTGTGCCTATAATCCTCAATAAATTAAGGGAAGAAATACAGCTAAATGAGTGA
- a CDS encoding ImmA/IrrE family metallo-endopeptidase, producing MPFPLLQLADKMGIKVHYHDFSPPLEGVYWSHPDYPPIIGLSRSLLSDRARYRCVLAEEIGHHFTTPIFATLPKAYFHYRDRLEISRAEYRALKWAANYLIPLDKLCEAQKNGIVDLWDLAEHFDVTEEMMRFRMNLADVRGRLKLMEKMSV from the coding sequence TTGCCTTTTCCTTTACTTCAATTAGCCGATAAAATGGGAATAAAGGTACACTATCACGATTTTTCTCCTCCTTTGGAGGGGGTTTATTGGTCCCATCCAGATTATCCGCCGATCATTGGGCTTTCTCGTTCCCTTCTTAGTGACCGTGCTCGTTATCGTTGTGTACTGGCCGAAGAGATTGGTCATCACTTTACTACACCTATTTTTGCTACCCTCCCCAAAGCATACTTTCACTATCGTGATCGACTTGAAATTAGCCGAGCCGAATATCGTGCCTTGAAGTGGGCGGCGAATTATCTGATACCTTTGGACAAGCTCTGTGAAGCTCAAAAAAATGGGATTGTTGATCTGTGGGATTTAGCGGAGCATTTCGATGTTACGGAGGAAATGATGAGGTTTCGGATGAATTTGGCAGATGTGCGGGGGAGATTGAAGCTCATGGAGAAAATGTCGGTGTGA
- a CDS encoding helix-turn-helix domain-containing protein, which produces MFQKRLKALRTKKKLTHQDMADFLGISRQAYGLYENGKREPDFHTLQKLADFFNVSTDYLLGRTDEPNNETLAAHRTDDLMADLPPEARKSLEEFIESMKKLYGGKKE; this is translated from the coding sequence ATGTTTCAAAAAAGGTTAAAAGCTTTAAGGACCAAAAAAAAATTAACTCATCAGGATATGGCTGATTTCCTTGGAATTAGTCGTCAAGCATACGGTCTTTATGAAAATGGAAAAAGGGAACCGGATTTCCATACATTACAAAAGCTAGCCGATTTCTTTAATGTCAGTACAGATTACCTTTTAGGGAGGACAGACGAACCAAACAATGAAACCCTCGCTGCCCATCGTACAGATGACCTAATGGCTGATCTCCCCCCAGAGGCGCGTAAGTCCTTGGAGGAGTTTATCGAAAGCATGAAGAAGTTATATGGCGGGAAAAAGGAATAA
- a CDS encoding helix-turn-helix transcriptional regulator, giving the protein MRIRELMNMTQEQVAANARISRQYYGMIESGDRDPSVVVAKRIASVLNIDWTLFFEDQRNETFLYQLGNKSSESGSKKAI; this is encoded by the coding sequence ATTAGAATTAGGGAGCTTATGAATATGACCCAAGAACAAGTGGCTGCTAATGCTAGAATAAGTCGTCAGTATTATGGGATGATCGAAAGTGGTGATCGTGATCCAAGTGTAGTAGTAGCAAAAAGAATAGCGTCTGTTTTGAATATCGACTGGACTCTTTTTTTTGAAGATCAAAGAAACGAAACGTTTCTTTATCAACTAGGAAATAAATCGTCAGAAAGTGGATCAAAGAAAGCTATTTGA